The following proteins come from a genomic window of Eulemur rufifrons isolate Redbay chromosome 24, OSU_ERuf_1, whole genome shotgun sequence:
- the GP6 gene encoding platelet glycoprotein VI, with translation MSPSLPALFCLGLCLGQVGSQSGALPKPTLQAVPSSLVPLEKSVTIRCHGPPGVDLYRLEKLRSGKYQDQAFLFIPAMRREHAGLYRCSYQTAGHWSPPSDQLELVATGVYSKPSLLAQPSPAVSPGGDVTLQCQTPYGFDQFALYKEGDPEPYKNPEMWYRASFPIITVTAAHSGTYRCYSFSSSTPYEWSAPSDPLELVVTEFHEASRKQNVSPTSKVSTTEASRNITTSTKESGSPSAPARLHYTRGNLARICLGAVILIFLAGILAEDWHSRRRPLLRRVRAVQRPLPPLPQTQRSHSCPDRGRPDVRHQGLHS, from the exons gGTTGTGTCTGGGGCAGGTGGGCTCGCAGAGCG GAGCACTCCCCAAGCCCACCCTGCAGGCCGTGCCCAGCTCCCTGGTGCCCCTGGAGAAGTCGGTGACCATCCGGTGCCACGGGCCTCCGGGCGTGGATTTGTACCGCCTAGAGAAGCTGAGGTCTGGCAAGTACCAGGACCAGGCCTTCCTCTTCATCCCGGCCATGAGGAGAGAGCACGCCGGCCTCTACCGCTGCTCCTACCAGACCGCCGGCCATTGGTCCCCTCCCAGCGACCAGCTGGAGCTGGTGGCCACTG GAGTTTACAGCAAGCCTTCACTCttagcccagcccagcccggcaGTGTCCCCAGGAGGGGACGTGACCCTCCAGTGTCAGACTCCATATGGCTTTGACCAATTTGCTCTGTACAAGGAGGGGGACCCTGAGCCCTACAAGAATCCCGAGATGTGGTACCGGGCCAGTTTCCCCATCATCACCGTGACTGCTGCTCACAGCGGAACCTACCGATGCTACAGCTTTTCCAGCTCAACCCCGTACGAGTGGTCGGCCCCCAGCGACCCCCTGGAGCTCGTGGTCACGG aattccatg AAGCCTCCAGGAAACAGAACGTGTCACCCACGAGCAAAGTCTCTACAACCG AAGCTTCTAGGAATATCACCACCAGTACCAAGGAGTCAGGCTCTCCAAGCG CCCCCGCCCGGCTGCACTACACCAGGGGCAACCTGGCGCGGATATGCCTTGGCGCTGTGATCCTCATATTCCTGGCGGGGATTCTGGCAGAGGATTGGCACAGCCGGAGGAGACCCCTGCTGCGCAGGGTCCGAGCTGTGCAGAGgccactcccacccctcccccagaccCAGAGATCACACAGCTGTCCAGACAGAGGTCGACCAGATGTTCGTCACCAGGGGTTACATTCATAA